A genomic segment from Bacillus cereus G9842 encodes:
- a CDS encoding ABC transporter permease subunit, producing the protein MLNTISQFTIKLSSILLSLLLLLNLPYLFITQQGFTFQPIYFFNQIVTMLKQVFSLESLVIIGSDPKFGHFKKTPLFPTVLEPYLYSFTILFSAFFLALFLSSSMAFFYFLAKDYIKKWINRIVFILEAVPDMMMMICLQIFFIWVLQKFGESPVTIISFNENRAYLLPILSLAVLPTLQMFRMMVLYIKEEQGKHYVEVAYGKGLSSSYILCIHLFKNISIHFFHHLKTIFVFLLSNLFILEFVFNMEGIFQFLFNKAFVSPPATFIILVMIILPFYAIFQIISFMMNRWKKQLKGVSL; encoded by the coding sequence ATGTTAAATACAATATCTCAATTCACAATTAAGCTTTCATCAATTCTTTTATCACTCTTACTATTATTAAATTTACCTTATTTATTTATCACTCAACAAGGATTTACCTTTCAACCAATTTATTTTTTTAATCAGATCGTTACCATGTTAAAACAGGTCTTCTCCCTTGAATCATTAGTGATTATAGGATCAGACCCGAAGTTTGGCCATTTCAAAAAAACACCATTATTTCCAACTGTTTTAGAACCTTACCTATATTCATTTACTATATTATTTTCAGCCTTTTTTCTTGCTCTCTTTTTATCATCTAGCATGGCATTTTTTTATTTTTTAGCAAAAGATTATATAAAAAAATGGATAAACCGAATTGTGTTCATATTAGAAGCTGTCCCTGATATGATGATGATGATTTGTTTGCAAATATTTTTCATATGGGTACTTCAGAAATTTGGGGAATCTCCTGTCACTATTATTTCTTTTAATGAAAATCGAGCTTATTTACTCCCTATTTTATCATTAGCTGTCTTACCTACATTACAAATGTTTCGGATGATGGTGTTATACATAAAAGAAGAACAAGGAAAACATTACGTAGAGGTTGCATATGGAAAAGGCCTTTCATCAAGTTATATATTATGCATTCATTTATTCAAAAATATATCTATCCACTTCTTCCACCATTTAAAAACGATTTTTGTTTTCTTACTTTCTAATTTATTCATTTTAGAATTTGTTTTTAATATGGAAGGCATTTTTCAATTTTTATTTAATAAGGCGTTTGTTTCACCTCCAGCTACATTTATTATACTTGTTATGATTATTTTACCGTTTTACGCCATTTTCCAAATAATCTCATTCATGATGAATAGATGGAAAAAGCAATTGAAAGGAGTATCATTATGA
- a CDS encoding NADPH-dependent FMN reductase, with protein sequence MKLVVINGTPRKFGRTRVVAKYIADQFEGELYDLAIEELPLYNGEESQRDLEAVKKLKTLVKAADGVVLCTPEYHNAMSGALKNSLDYLSSSEFIHKPVALLAVAGGGKGGINALNSMRTVARGVYANAIPKQVVLDGLHVQDGELGEDAKPLIHDVVKELKAYMSVYKEVKKQLGVE encoded by the coding sequence ATGAAACTAGTCGTTATTAACGGTACACCAAGAAAATTTGGCAGAACTCGCGTGGTGGCAAAATATATTGCGGATCAATTTGAAGGGGAATTATATGATTTAGCAATCGAGGAGTTACCTTTATACAATGGAGAAGAGTCACAACGTGATTTAGAGGCAGTAAAAAAATTGAAAACGTTAGTGAAAGCTGCGGATGGGGTTGTATTATGTACACCAGAATATCATAATGCGATGAGCGGTGCGCTGAAAAACTCTTTAGATTACTTAAGTAGTAGTGAATTTATTCATAAACCAGTTGCGTTGTTAGCGGTTGCTGGTGGCGGTAAAGGTGGAATAAATGCATTAAACAGCATGCGAACGGTCGCTAGAGGTGTTTATGCAAATGCAATTCCAAAACAAGTTGTGCTTGATGGATTACATGTGCAAGATGGGGAACTTGGGGAAGATGCGAAACCATTAATTCATGATGTAGTTAAAGAGTTAAAAGCATATATGAGCGTATATAAAGAGGTGAAAAAGCAACTAGGAGTGGAGTGA
- the gntK gene encoding gluconokinase has protein sequence METRGRVIGIDIGTTSTKTVVFTEKGKVIASHAIDYPIIQPNVGWAEQDPDVICAAVYKSVSVAIEKGNVLPEDISSIGISTAMHALIAVDENGAPLTRSIIWADNRSTKQSEKLLQQMNGHEIYRRTGTPIHPMSPLSKLLWMKEEEPELYTSAYKFISIKEYVIYQLFSRYVVDYSIASATGLFNLETLNWDEDVLTMLHMSPEQLSTPVPTTYILSGMKPELAQKMGISAETPIVIGASDGVLANVGVGAISPGAAAITIGTSGAVRTISSNINTDEKGRTFCYALTDEHWVIGGPTNNGGILLRWLRDEFGSPEQEVARKLGIDPYDLLIKYAESVPAGADGLLFLPFLSGERAPYWNANARGTFFGINLQHKREHFIRAVMEGVCMSVYSVALAIRDCTGPLTEIRVSGGFAKSAFWRQMLSDMMGKELLVPESHEASALGAAAVALYAVGKIDSLEEVKDWIDIVHHHVPNKENTAIYLEMFYMYERLYNRLKEEFDCIAAFQRK, from the coding sequence ATGGAAACAAGGGGGAGAGTAATCGGGATTGATATCGGTACCACAAGTACGAAAACGGTTGTGTTCACAGAAAAAGGAAAAGTCATTGCATCACATGCAATCGATTACCCAATTATTCAACCGAACGTCGGATGGGCTGAGCAAGATCCTGATGTAATATGTGCCGCTGTATACAAAAGTGTAAGCGTTGCCATCGAAAAGGGTAATGTATTACCAGAAGATATTTCTTCAATCGGTATTAGTACAGCTATGCACGCATTAATTGCAGTAGATGAAAATGGTGCGCCATTAACGCGTTCTATCATTTGGGCAGATAATCGAAGTACGAAGCAATCAGAAAAATTATTACAACAAATGAATGGGCATGAAATTTATAGACGTACAGGTACACCAATTCATCCGATGTCACCACTTTCTAAATTGTTATGGATGAAAGAAGAGGAACCAGAGTTATATACAAGTGCTTATAAATTCATTTCCATTAAAGAGTATGTGATTTACCAATTATTTTCACGCTACGTAGTTGATTATTCGATTGCTTCTGCTACGGGGTTATTTAATTTAGAAACATTAAACTGGGATGAAGATGTTTTAACTATGTTACATATGTCACCAGAACAATTATCAACCCCTGTACCAACTACATATATTTTATCAGGTATGAAGCCAGAATTAGCACAGAAGATGGGGATAAGTGCAGAGACACCAATTGTCATAGGAGCAAGTGATGGGGTTCTTGCAAATGTAGGAGTTGGGGCGATATCACCGGGTGCGGCTGCAATTACCATTGGAACGAGTGGTGCGGTTCGAACAATCTCATCAAATATAAATACAGATGAGAAAGGGAGAACGTTTTGTTACGCATTAACAGATGAGCACTGGGTAATCGGTGGTCCAACGAATAACGGCGGAATATTACTGAGATGGTTACGTGATGAATTTGGTAGTCCAGAGCAAGAAGTAGCAAGAAAGCTCGGAATTGATCCTTATGATTTATTAATTAAATATGCAGAAAGCGTACCAGCTGGAGCGGATGGGCTATTGTTCTTACCTTTCTTATCTGGAGAACGCGCACCTTACTGGAATGCAAATGCTCGTGGTACATTCTTTGGAATCAATCTTCAACATAAGCGAGAACATTTTATACGTGCAGTGATGGAAGGTGTTTGTATGAGTGTATATTCAGTAGCACTCGCAATTAGAGATTGTACAGGGCCACTTACTGAAATACGAGTTTCAGGAGGGTTTGCGAAATCTGCATTTTGGAGACAAATGTTGTCCGATATGATGGGGAAAGAATTGCTTGTACCTGAAAGTCATGAAGCATCTGCGCTTGGGGCAGCGGCAGTTGCTTTATATGCTGTAGGAAAAATTGATTCTCTTGAAGAGGTAAAGGATTGGATTGATATTGTTCATCACCATGTACCGAATAAAGAAAATACGGCTATATATTTAGAAATGTTTTATATGTATGAACGACTTTACAATCGCTTGAAAGAAGAATTTGATTGTATAGCTGCTTTCCAACGTAAATAA
- the adhP gene encoding alcohol dehydrogenase AdhP, protein MKAVVVNKNSKANIEVVEKELRPLRSGEALVDVEYCGVCHTDLHVANHDFGNTDGRILGHEGVGIVTKIADDVNSLKIGDRVSIAWMFQSCGRCEYCVTGRETFCREVKNAGYSVDGGMAEQCIVTADYAVKVPEGLDPAQASSITCAGVTTYKAIKVSDIKPGQPIVIYGCGGLGNLAIQYAKNVFGAKVIAVDINDDKLALAKEVGADMTINPISQGPADKIVQEELGGAYAAVVTAVSKVAFNSAVDAVRACGKVVAVGLPVETMDLNIPRLVLDGIEVVGSLVGTRKDLEEAFMFGAEGKVVPVVQTCSLDKVQNVFEEMEQGRIQGRMVIDFKKHNCDCK, encoded by the coding sequence ATGAAAGCAGTAGTGGTTAATAAAAACAGCAAAGCAAACATCGAAGTGGTTGAAAAAGAATTACGTCCGTTACGCTCAGGTGAAGCGTTAGTAGATGTAGAGTATTGTGGAGTTTGCCACACTGATTTACACGTTGCGAATCATGATTTTGGTAACACTGATGGCCGTATTCTTGGTCATGAGGGTGTAGGTATTGTTACGAAAATAGCTGATGATGTTAATTCGCTAAAGATAGGTGACCGTGTAAGTATTGCATGGATGTTCCAATCTTGTGGACGTTGTGAATATTGCGTAACTGGTAGAGAAACATTTTGCCGTGAAGTTAAAAACGCAGGTTATTCAGTAGATGGTGGTATGGCTGAACAATGTATCGTTACAGCTGATTATGCGGTAAAAGTACCAGAAGGATTAGATCCTGCTCAAGCATCATCAATTACATGTGCTGGTGTAACTACATATAAAGCTATTAAAGTATCAGATATTAAACCTGGTCAACCTATTGTAATCTATGGCTGCGGTGGATTAGGTAACTTAGCTATCCAATATGCTAAAAATGTATTTGGTGCAAAGGTAATCGCAGTAGACATTAATGACGACAAATTAGCCTTAGCGAAAGAAGTTGGTGCTGATATGACTATCAATCCAATTTCTCAAGGTCCTGCTGATAAAATTGTTCAAGAGGAGCTTGGTGGCGCTTATGCTGCGGTAGTAACAGCAGTCTCTAAAGTAGCCTTTAACTCAGCAGTTGATGCAGTACGTGCTTGCGGTAAAGTAGTTGCAGTAGGGCTACCAGTAGAAACAATGGACTTAAACATCCCGCGACTTGTACTGGATGGAATTGAAGTAGTTGGTTCTCTAGTTGGTACTCGTAAAGATTTGGAAGAGGCGTTTATGTTTGGGGCAGAAGGAAAAGTAGTGCCGGTTGTTCAAACTTGTTCGCTAGATAAAGTACAAAATGTATTCGAAGAAATGGAACAAGGTAGAATTCAAGGGCGTATGGTAATTGATTTTAAAAAACATAATTGTGATTGCAAATAA
- a CDS encoding ABC transporter permease has product MKSIWKSKRFLIGFTYLFILISASFIYSWFFKDNIPKPPQLLYNENNELLGKAPFPPSLIPPFGSDRFGESVFLQIVEGAKFTILLAVAISFFRILCGTCIGILLSLFAPKLKRFFQSCSEVFYYIPTLFIAFILITPVNIVITSNADGVDPNISFTFYQVLVLIFVALPTLSLYISSEVDEFMKQDYILSSQLLGASRFHIIKKHLRVLLLDRLFVLFMEHIVQTLILVIHLALLNIVIGGIQMRELYDGVLKPVSLSNDWAGLIGLNRNEMNLSWWIIFYTLASFFITILFIKLMTIGIQDALKARDSQIVAIQNVPDHKKFVKHKDSFSFANKVNL; this is encoded by the coding sequence ATGAAATCTATTTGGAAATCAAAACGCTTTTTAATCGGCTTTACTTATTTATTCATACTTATTTCAGCTAGTTTTATTTATAGTTGGTTCTTTAAAGATAACATCCCAAAACCTCCTCAGTTACTTTACAATGAAAATAACGAATTACTTGGAAAGGCTCCCTTTCCACCATCGTTAATTCCACCTTTTGGATCTGATCGTTTTGGAGAGTCTGTTTTCTTACAAATTGTAGAAGGAGCAAAATTTACTATTTTATTAGCCGTGGCAATTAGCTTCTTTCGAATTTTATGCGGAACATGTATAGGAATCCTCTTAAGTTTATTTGCTCCAAAACTCAAGAGATTTTTCCAGTCATGCTCAGAAGTTTTTTATTATATTCCAACTCTATTTATCGCATTCATACTTATCACGCCCGTTAATATTGTAATCACGTCAAATGCTGATGGGGTAGATCCAAATATTTCATTTACGTTTTATCAAGTACTCGTACTTATTTTCGTCGCTCTGCCTACACTTTCTTTATACATATCCTCAGAGGTTGATGAATTTATGAAACAAGATTACATCTTAAGTTCACAATTACTGGGGGCTAGTCGTTTTCATATTATTAAAAAACACTTACGAGTCTTATTACTTGACCGCTTATTTGTATTATTTATGGAACATATCGTCCAAACACTCATACTCGTTATCCATTTAGCGTTGCTTAACATTGTAATTGGCGGCATACAAATGCGTGAACTCTATGACGGAGTGCTCAAACCTGTTTCTCTATCTAATGATTGGGCAGGCCTTATTGGATTAAATCGTAATGAAATGAATCTTTCATGGTGGATTATTTTTTATACTCTCGCTTCATTCTTTATTACGATTCTATTTATTAAGCTTATGACCATCGGGATTCAAGATGCACTGAAAGCAAGAGATTCGCAAATTGTAGCAATTCAAAACGTTCCAGATCATAAAAAATTTGTTAAACATAAAGATTCTTTTTCGTTTGCAAATAAAGTAAACCTTTAA
- a CDS encoding tetratricopeptide repeat-containing glycosyltransferase, translating to MGNEQVKSVKEEKKLCLCMIVKNESRIMERCLNATKSIVDFVSICDTGSTDNTPEIIENWCKENEIPGTVHHEPFKNFGYNRSLAVSLAQKTYPEADYLLILDADMILEVDPNFDKTSLTEDHYLTLQYDVHIKYWLTRLLKASLPWKSVGVTHEYWDIDRSKVGANYNTRVDRLETLVVNDPGDGGSKADKFERDERLLLQGINDPETTPDLHIRYLFYLAQTYFHLSQFEDSIKWYKKRVEAGGWVEEVFYSLLRIGFCYEQLANRSANKQNEVTDADEKETVKGQEEKYLALAVFYFQKAWEYRPTRAEPLYQLARLYRLRSQNNIALMYALQGKEIPFPKDDLLFVDYHVYDYLFDYEISISAFYIPHKKHLGAVSQKYLESIKEEIPFHIANVVENNAKFY from the coding sequence ATGGGAAATGAGCAAGTGAAGTCTGTAAAGGAAGAAAAAAAGTTATGTCTTTGTATGATCGTCAAAAATGAGTCTAGAATTATGGAAAGATGTTTAAATGCAACAAAATCAATTGTAGATTTTGTTTCTATTTGTGATACTGGATCGACGGATAATACGCCTGAAATTATTGAAAATTGGTGTAAGGAAAATGAGATACCTGGAACGGTTCATCATGAGCCGTTTAAAAACTTTGGTTATAACAGAAGCCTAGCTGTTTCATTAGCGCAAAAAACATATCCAGAAGCGGATTATTTATTAATATTAGATGCAGATATGATTTTAGAGGTTGATCCGAATTTCGATAAAACGAGCTTAACGGAAGATCATTATCTTACATTGCAATATGATGTTCATATTAAATATTGGCTTACACGTCTTTTGAAAGCTTCTTTACCATGGAAATCTGTCGGTGTTACTCATGAGTATTGGGATATAGATCGCTCAAAAGTTGGAGCGAATTACAATACGAGGGTAGATCGGTTAGAGACTCTTGTCGTGAATGATCCCGGAGATGGCGGGAGTAAAGCTGATAAATTTGAAAGAGATGAGAGGTTGTTGTTACAAGGAATAAACGACCCAGAAACAACGCCAGATTTGCATATAAGATATTTATTTTATTTAGCCCAAACTTATTTTCATTTAAGTCAATTTGAAGATTCGATTAAATGGTATAAAAAACGAGTGGAAGCAGGGGGTTGGGTTGAAGAGGTATTCTATTCGTTATTGCGAATAGGGTTTTGTTATGAGCAGTTAGCAAATCGTTCAGCAAATAAACAAAATGAAGTGACAGATGCTGATGAAAAAGAAACTGTTAAAGGGCAAGAAGAGAAATATTTAGCATTAGCTGTTTTTTATTTTCAAAAAGCGTGGGAATATAGACCAACTCGGGCTGAACCATTATACCAACTTGCAAGGTTGTATCGATTACGATCTCAAAACAATATTGCTTTGATGTATGCTCTGCAAGGAAAGGAAATTCCTTTTCCAAAGGATGATCTTTTATTTGTAGATTATCATGTGTATGATTACTTATTTGACTATGAAATTTCTATTAGTGCTTTCTATATACCTCATAAAAAACATTTAGGGGCCGTGTCGCAAAAGTATTTGGAATCGATTAAAGAAGAGATTCCATTTCATATAGCAAATGTAGTAGAGAATAATGCGAAATTTTATTAA
- the gnd gene encoding phosphogluconate dehydrogenase (NAD(+)-dependent, decarboxylating), which translates to MKLGLIGLGKMGFPLAEHLHEDKHEVVVYDVNKELVEKAGKLGITARHTLKEMIAELEAPRTIWVMVPAGEVVESVLKDVYPLLDEGDIVIEGGNSFYKDTLRRAEEAKSFGLHYVDIGTSGGVEGARYGACLMVGGEKEIYDQLEPLFKDLAVENGYSYAGRVGSGHFLKMVHNGIEYGMMQAIAEGFEVLDKSDFDFNYEDVAKVWANGSVIRGWLMDLTEKAFADDPKLDGIKGVMNSSGEGKWTVETALELQAAAPVIAMSLFMRYRSQEDDTFHGKVVSALRNQFGGHEVVKK; encoded by the coding sequence ATGAAACTAGGTTTAATTGGATTAGGAAAAATGGGATTCCCATTAGCTGAACACTTACATGAAGACAAGCATGAAGTAGTTGTATACGATGTAAATAAAGAGCTTGTAGAAAAGGCAGGAAAACTAGGAATTACTGCACGTCATACATTAAAAGAAATGATCGCTGAATTAGAAGCTCCTCGTACGATCTGGGTAATGGTGCCTGCAGGAGAAGTTGTAGAGTCAGTATTAAAAGATGTGTATCCGTTATTAGATGAAGGTGATATCGTTATTGAAGGCGGAAATTCATTCTATAAAGATACGTTACGCCGTGCTGAAGAAGCGAAAAGCTTTGGGTTACATTATGTAGATATCGGTACATCTGGCGGTGTAGAAGGAGCTAGATACGGTGCTTGTTTAATGGTTGGTGGAGAAAAAGAAATTTATGACCAATTAGAACCTTTATTTAAAGATTTAGCAGTAGAAAATGGCTATTCTTATGCTGGCCGCGTTGGTAGTGGTCATTTTTTGAAAATGGTTCATAACGGTATTGAGTACGGCATGATGCAAGCAATCGCTGAAGGATTTGAAGTACTAGATAAGAGTGACTTTGATTTCAATTATGAAGATGTTGCAAAAGTATGGGCGAACGGATCAGTAATCCGCGGTTGGTTAATGGACTTAACTGAAAAAGCATTTGCAGATGATCCTAAACTTGATGGCATTAAAGGTGTAATGAACTCTTCAGGAGAAGGGAAATGGACTGTTGAAACTGCGCTTGAGTTACAAGCAGCGGCACCAGTAATCGCGATGTCATTATTTATGCGCTATCGTTCTCAGGAAGATGATACATTCCATGGAAAAGTAGTTTCAGCACTACGTAATCAGTTCGGTGGACATGAAGTTGTAAAAAAATAA
- a CDS encoding DUF2711 domain-containing protein, with translation MLRFIFDTINAKKYNMGIRTFQSLRGGYILLDYIWLDDKSPILEQLPRNFKSAAILLHPFIQMPLGWEKSVRKRPYEHIYPSTEEIIHNGKSVSWKEMMSCSGLHSYAELAMAMLTSISALSEEYKREDLAEKLHSNLKKDLYYPTEDYTSIFLLHKLLKLLGSKGARNLYFSEPILDTNGLLQVNNTTPLDIWDISNNELIITGEDNEYAFMSIYDSFTTLLLAKEENIEYIVQSMNVEAVICDKKTMIDWYL, from the coding sequence ATACTTCGCTTTATATTTGATACAATCAATGCCAAAAAATATAATATGGGAATCCGTACATTTCAAAGTCTAAGGGGAGGTTATATTTTGTTGGATTACATTTGGCTAGATGACAAATCACCAATTTTAGAACAACTACCAAGAAACTTTAAATCTGCAGCTATATTGCTACATCCTTTTATCCAAATGCCTTTAGGATGGGAAAAGTCTGTGAGAAAAAGACCATATGAGCACATCTATCCTAGCACTGAAGAAATCATTCATAATGGCAAATCCGTTTCTTGGAAGGAAATGATGTCTTGTAGTGGATTACATTCATACGCAGAATTAGCAATGGCCATGTTGACTTCCATTAGTGCCCTTTCAGAAGAATATAAAAGAGAGGATTTAGCTGAAAAGCTACATTCAAACTTAAAAAAAGATCTTTATTATCCAACAGAAGATTATACGTCTATATTTTTATTACACAAATTACTTAAACTCCTCGGTTCTAAAGGTGCAAGAAATCTATATTTCTCTGAACCAATTCTTGATACAAACGGATTATTACAGGTAAATAATACTACTCCATTAGATATTTGGGACATTAGCAATAATGAGTTAATTATTACTGGCGAAGACAATGAGTATGCGTTTATGAGTATATACGATTCCTTTACAACCTTATTATTAGCTAAAGAAGAAAATATAGAATATATTGTTCAATCAATGAATGTTGAAGCTGTCATTTGTGACAAAAAAACGATGATTGATTGGTATTTGTAA
- a CDS encoding PhzF family phenazine biosynthesis protein encodes MKISVYVASAFSKDHKGGNKAGVVFIENTNTLTTTQKMTIAKQLGYAETAFISESEIADYKFEYFTPKEEVDLCGHATIGSFAILMHLNKIFKNRYTIETNSGVLTITITDDIIFMEQNKPIFYDVVSPNEFTDCFDIKDIDNKYPIQIVSTGLKDILIPIKSETQLHALQPNFEKIKEISKYYNVVGMHLYTFNDNRIICRNFAPLYDINEEAATGTSNGALACYLYEQHYLQKEVYVFEQGYSLHSPSEILVKLATNSKNKIEKVYVGGKGYYCEAKCLNVENIE; translated from the coding sequence ATCATAAAGGCGGAAATAAAGCAGGAGTGGTATTTATTGAGAATACAAATACATTGACCACTACTCAAAAAATGACAATAGCGAAACAACTGGGTTATGCGGAAACCGCATTTATATCAGAATCTGAAATTGCTGATTATAAATTTGAGTATTTTACTCCAAAAGAAGAAGTTGATTTATGTGGTCATGCCACAATTGGCTCTTTCGCGATACTGATGCATTTAAATAAAATTTTCAAGAATCGCTATACGATTGAAACGAACAGCGGTGTTCTTACTATTACCATAACAGATGACATCATATTCATGGAACAAAATAAACCGATATTCTATGATGTTGTATCTCCAAATGAGTTCACCGACTGTTTTGACATTAAAGATATAGACAATAAATACCCAATCCAAATTGTCTCCACGGGCTTAAAAGATATTTTAATTCCTATAAAAAGCGAAACACAATTACATGCACTGCAACCTAATTTTGAAAAAATTAAAGAAATCAGCAAGTATTATAATGTTGTTGGGATGCATCTATATACTTTTAATGACAATCGAATTATATGCAGAAATTTTGCTCCACTATACGACATTAATGAAGAAGCAGCGACTGGAACTTCAAACGGTGCATTAGCTTGCTACCTTTATGAACAGCACTATTTGCAAAAAGAAGTCTATGTATTTGAACAAGGTTATTCTTTACACTCGCCTTCCGAAATATTAGTTAAATTAGCAACCAATAGCAAAAATAAAATAGAAAAAGTTTATGTTGGCGGTAAAGGCTATTACTGTGAAGCTAAGTGTTTAAATGTAGAAAATATTGAGTAA
- a CDS encoding GntP family permease: MVVGIVLAAVVILLLLITVVKWHPFVALILTAIGVGLAMGMPLIGTSPKDPGIIDSIKLGLGNTLGFLAIVLALGTMLGKMMAESGGAERIANTLINRFGKKRVHWAMMFVAFLVGIPVFFQVGFVLLIPLVFTIALETGVSLITIGIPLVAGLSVVHGLVPPHPAAMAAVGIFKADVGKTILYALIVGLPTAIISGPLYGKWIGARIHKEVPLDIAEQFIERDKKKELPSFGNTLFTILLPVFLMLGASIAEVALHKTSQLAQVLHFIGDPIVALLIATIYSFFSLGYAKGFSKDKVLQFTNDCLGPIANILLVIGAGGAFNKVLLDSGIGTTIADMAKESHISPILLGWGIAALIRIATGSATVSMMTAAGIVAPIAASTPGVNVELLALATGAGSLILSHVNDSGFWMIKEYFGMTVKETLLTWTAMETILSVVALGLISILNIFV, from the coding sequence ATGGTAGTTGGGATCGTACTAGCGGCAGTTGTCATACTACTTTTACTTATTACGGTAGTAAAATGGCATCCATTTGTCGCATTAATTTTAACAGCAATTGGTGTAGGATTAGCAATGGGAATGCCTTTAATTGGAACTTCACCAAAAGATCCAGGAATTATTGATTCTATTAAACTAGGGCTTGGTAATACGTTAGGATTTTTAGCAATAGTTTTAGCACTAGGAACGATGCTTGGAAAAATGATGGCCGAATCTGGTGGTGCTGAACGTATCGCTAACACATTAATTAATCGTTTTGGGAAGAAACGAGTTCACTGGGCGATGATGTTCGTTGCATTTTTAGTAGGGATTCCGGTATTTTTCCAAGTTGGATTTGTCCTATTAATTCCGTTAGTATTTACAATTGCGTTAGAAACTGGGGTATCACTTATTACAATCGGTATTCCGCTAGTAGCAGGACTGTCAGTCGTACACGGACTTGTTCCACCGCATCCAGCGGCAATGGCGGCAGTTGGTATTTTTAAAGCAGATGTAGGGAAGACAATTTTATATGCGTTAATTGTCGGACTTCCAACTGCAATTATTTCAGGTCCACTTTACGGGAAATGGATTGGTGCTCGTATCCATAAGGAAGTACCATTAGATATAGCGGAGCAATTTATTGAAAGAGATAAGAAGAAAGAACTTCCTAGCTTCGGAAATACATTGTTTACTATTTTACTTCCAGTATTTCTTATGCTTGGTGCATCCATTGCTGAAGTAGCGTTACATAAAACGAGTCAACTTGCACAAGTGTTACACTTTATTGGAGATCCAATAGTCGCTTTATTAATTGCAACGATTTATTCTTTCTTTAGCCTTGGTTATGCAAAAGGATTTTCTAAAGATAAAGTATTACAATTTACAAATGATTGCCTTGGGCCAATTGCAAACATATTGTTAGTGATTGGTGCAGGCGGCGCATTTAATAAAGTACTATTAGATTCTGGAATTGGAACGACAATTGCAGATATGGCGAAAGAATCGCATATTTCACCGATATTATTAGGGTGGGGAATTGCGGCACTAATCCGAATCGCAACTGGATCGGCAACTGTTTCTATGATGACAGCAGCTGGAATTGTAGCACCGATTGCAGCAAGTACACCTGGTGTAAATGTTGAACTACTAGCACTTGCAACAGGCGCAGGGTCATTAATTTTATCACACGTGAATGATTCGGGATTTTGGATGATTAAAGAATATTTCGGAATGACTGTGAAAGAAACATTATTAACATGGACCGCAATGGAGACTATACTATCAGTTGTAGCACTTGGATTAATTTCGATATTAAATATATTTGTATAG